Part of the Zygotorulaspora mrakii chromosome 2, complete sequence genome, GGTCCACAACAATTTTAAGAGAAATTCCTTTTACTTGTATTCAATTTCCAATCTATGAAttcttaaaaaaaaaatgggcTCAAGCTACTGGAGTTACTAGAGTAGCACCCTGGCAAGGCGCAATATGTGGTTCCTTCGCAGGTGCTGTTGCAGCCGCAGTAACCACCCCCTTAGATGTCCTTAAGACCAGATTAATGCTCAACCATCGCTCGGTCCCCATTTTGAAACTAGCCAAAACGATCTATATCGAGGAGGGTGCTAAAGTTTACTTTAGCGGAATTGGGCCAAGAACTATGTGGATTAGTGCTGGAGGGGCAATCTTTTTAGGTGTTTACGAGACTGTTCACTCCTTACTAACCTATAAATCCGACCTTAATGATAGACTTTTGTAAATATTACTAGAATGTTCTCTTATAAAAACATGAAAGCGATCATCTGCTGCTAACAATATACCGTTTTCcaactcttttcttccGAGCATACTTCAtaacaaaaatatcaggTTTCAAACCCTTTGTGTTGAGTTCATCTACAAAAGGTATAATATTCTCCAAGTCCCATTGCGATTGTAATCTGAACaacattttgaatctttcttttatatCGGTGGGCAGTGTATCCTTTGATACATATTGTATGTTTCTTGCAATAGGCTGGAAATACCATCCTCCCAGCATCTTCATCTCAATATTAAAGGGACTAAAGGGCGGGAAGGTTGATTTCCATTTGACTAAAAACTCTTCCATGGGAAGACTTGGCTTTGTTGCGTATTTTCTGAGAGCTCGGATACCATACCAACGTGATATCTCCTGTCGATccaatttccaattttctttatcttccTTCTCCCCTTTATCAAGTTTTGTCCCATACTTGCGAAGTACCGTTTCAATTACTTTCTTAGTATAAGGATTACTTCCTTCACTCATATCCTTGTTTACAGCTTCAAAAGTGTCCTTTATCGTTAGCGAGTCCAGGTCAAGTGATTCTGCCATTACACTCATTAGGGTAACGTGAAGAGCATTGGAAAGAAATTCCGCTGAAAGGAGACAGGGGAAACCGTTAACTATGCATCCACCT contains:
- the DCC1 gene encoding Dcc1p (similar to Saccharomyces cerevisiae DCC1 (YCL016C); ancestral locus Anc_1.405), producing MSANLYSKLIHDSSYKLVQLAPDLLETLENTSQSEIKFKAVNNEKSDVVLCSKNKTWLIKEKHHSNTVMLLREFVATGQQTLDEKSLFGMPQPINDLLAFSRTTSEYETRPAKGLLNIDHLPIYNGDVGFPTEPAKLKFKTLDDVLDNSPASELESFTRWNLLGGCIVNGFPCLLSAEFLSNALHVTLMSVMAESLDLDSLTIKDTFEAVNKDMSEGSNPYTKKVIETVLRKYGTKLDKGEKEDKENWKLDRQEISRWYGIRALRKYATKPSLPMEEFLVKWKSTFPPFSPFNIEMKMLGGWYFQPIARNIQYVSKDTLPTDIKERFKMLFRLQSQWDLENIIPFVDELNTKGLKPDIFVMKYARKKRVGKRYIVSSR